In Paraburkholderia youngii, the genomic stretch TCTTCACGCCGGCGCTCCTGCCGCGGTCCGTTTGCGTCCGTGCACCGCGAAGTCCTGCGGACCGCAGAGATGGCCGTTGACGCGCTCGGTCAGCGGATCGTTGCCCGGCACCTTCGCTTCTTCCGGGTATGGGCTGCTGCGAATGATGTCGATCGCTTCGAAGTGGTGATACTTCAGCAGGAACGTAATCGCACTCGGCGTTATCGGGTTGCGGTGCGTGAAGTCGTGATAAAACGTGTGACTGCCAACCAGTATGTTCTCCGGGTTCGGCGTTTCGAACAGGACCGAACCGCCTTCCACCAGCACCCGGTAGCTTTCCTGCACGAGCGCGAACAGATAGTCGAATGGCAGATGCTCGATGATATGAAAACCGGTGACCGCGGCGACCGAGCCTGTCGGCAAACTGCGCAGATACTTCAGTGCGTCCGTATGGCGGGCGTCGAAGCCTTGCGCGACGCAGGCTTTGACCATGACCGGGCTGACGTCGATACCGATTGCGTCGTGGCCTCGCTCGCGCACATACGAGAGCCATTCCCCCCGGCCGCAGCCAATATCCACGATCTGATGCGTGAGTCTGCCCGCGCGCGGAACATTCGTTGCGAGCCAGTCGTCGTAGATCGCCAGCTTCGCGCGCACGTTCTCACGCGTGCCGCGATTGGCATCTTCGAATGCAAGGTAATAGGCGTCGATTATTTCCGGCGCCACTGCGAGGCCTTTGCGAAACTGTACCTGCAGATCGTCCACGCGTCGTGATAGTTCTTCGGACCGCGCGGCCTGGCGCATCACGGCACCGACAGTATTTTCGAAGCGGCTCCGCCACGCGACCAGTGAACGGGAGAGCAGGCGCCGCGCATAGACGCCGTCGGCATATCGTCCGACTCGTGACGCCAGCGCGCTGAGTCCCGCATGGCGCAGCACCCGCTGCGCGAGCGTCACGCCAATGCCGAGGCGAAGCCCCGGCACCTGCACGCCAGTGCGCCGCCCTTCTTCCGACATGCGCAGCTTCGCCAGCAGCACGAGCCGGCTGGCGCCGTTCTTCAGTTGACCGACGTAATTGGCCCGGCCCGCTGGATCGGACTCGCGGCGTAACACGAGCCGATAGGCGCCATCGACGAAAACCTCGTCCTCGGCAAGCATCAGCTGTTCGATCGATGCGGGAGCGCAAAGGCCGGCGACATCCAGTCCGGCTCCGGCGGGCGATACGGCATGCCCAAGCGTAGCCGTTGCAGTTGTGTCGCTCGGGCCGGCATGGGCAGCTGCTTCCGCCTTGACACGCGCAATCAGATCTTGAAGTACTGCGTTGGTCATGATTCTCGTAACGTGGGTTGTTCCAATTCCCGTACAGGGGATTGAGCAAATTGCGCCGGCACGTAGCACAGTCCGGAGAAGGGCGCATGCTGAAAGCCGGCGATTTCGAAAGTCGCGGCGGCATCCCACCAGTGCTGGCAATCGTGCACGTGGGTGTCGTCAGAATGCAGGGCGACCGTGACCGTATATTTGCCAGGCGCGAAATTCAGCGGCAGCGAAAAGCGACAGCAAACGCTATTGCCGGCGGAGAAGTGCGCCTGCTTGCGCAACAACGCGGTATTGGTGCCGAACACGTCCTGGCCAAAGCGGTCGCGAATCAGAATGCCGACTGATAGCTGGGCGTCCTGGTCCGACTCGCATTCGAGGTCGATCGTCACTTCTTCACCGGACGCAAATCGCATGGCCGGCCCGAAGCGACCTGACAGCACCACGTTGCGCACGCGGGTGCGCAACGCACCGTATGATTTCGGCGTCGACTGGTTGGCTTGCGGCGCGTCGCTATCGATGCCCGCAATCAGCCGGTAATAGATCTGCGCGGCTTCTTCCGGCAAGCCGTCGTGGACGACTTCGCCGCCCGAAAGCAGGATGGCTCGATCGCATAGCAGCTTCACGGAATTGATGTCGTGCGACACATACAGGATCGAGCCACCAGCGTCGCGAAACTCGCGAATGCGCTTCAGACACTTCTGTTGAAAGCGCGCGTCGCCGACCGCGAGCGCTTCGTCGACGATGAAGCACACCGGGTCCGCATGAATGGCCACCGAGAAGCCGAGCCGCATGATCATCCCGGACGAATAGGTACGCAGCGGCGCGTCGATGAACTCAGCCAGTTCGGAAAAGGCGACGATCGCGTCGAAACGTTGTTCGATCTCTTCGCTCGTCATGCCGATCAGCCGCGCATTCACCGCGATGTTCTCGCGACCCGACAGCTTGCCGTCGAAACCGGTGCCGAGTTCGAGCAGACCCGCAATTCGCCCCCGCCGCAAGATCGACCCGGCATCGGGCAACAGCACCCCACTGACGAGCTTGAGCAAGGTCGATTTGCCCGCGCCGTTCTGGCCGAGCACGCCGATCGCCTCGCCCTGTCCCAGTGAGAACGAAACGTCCCGCAGTGCGGCATGCACGCGATGCCGCGGCTTGCGGGAAAAGCTTTCTATCAGGCGGTCAGCGGTGCGGTTGTAGATCTTGAAGCGCTTCGAGAGCCGTTCGATCTCAAGAACTGGTGGACCGTTCTGCGCGTGTGTCGTCACAACGTATCCCTCAGTTCAGATTGCAGACGGGTCAATAGCAGGCGCCCCGCGAGCAGGCTGAGCACCGCAGCGCCGAACAGTGCGAGCAGTTCCTTCGGCTGCGGGTATTGATGCCATACGATGATCGCGTGCACCGAGTCGATGGCCCAGAAGATCGGACTGAAGTGCAACCCCTTCGCGGCCCACGGTGGCAGGATCGAAGCGAGGTAGACGACCGGCGTGAGCCAGAAGCCGAATTGCAGCACCACGTTCAGCACGTTCTT encodes the following:
- a CDS encoding ABC transporter ATP-binding protein, which encodes MTTHAQNGPPVLEIERLSKRFKIYNRTADRLIESFSRKPRHRVHAALRDVSFSLGQGEAIGVLGQNGAGKSTLLKLVSGVLLPDAGSILRRGRIAGLLELGTGFDGKLSGRENIAVNARLIGMTSEEIEQRFDAIVAFSELAEFIDAPLRTYSSGMIMRLGFSVAIHADPVCFIVDEALAVGDARFQQKCLKRIREFRDAGGSILYVSHDINSVKLLCDRAILLSGGEVVHDGLPEEAAQIYYRLIAGIDSDAPQANQSTPKSYGALRTRVRNVVLSGRFGPAMRFASGEEVTIDLECESDQDAQLSVGILIRDRFGQDVFGTNTALLRKQAHFSAGNSVCCRFSLPLNFAPGKYTVTVALHSDDTHVHDCQHWWDAAATFEIAGFQHAPFSGLCYVPAQFAQSPVRELEQPTLRES
- a CDS encoding methyltransferase domain-containing protein; this encodes MTNAVLQDLIARVKAEAAAHAGPSDTTATATLGHAVSPAGAGLDVAGLCAPASIEQLMLAEDEVFVDGAYRLVLRRESDPAGRANYVGQLKNGASRLVLLAKLRMSEEGRRTGVQVPGLRLGIGVTLAQRVLRHAGLSALASRVGRYADGVYARRLLSRSLVAWRSRFENTVGAVMRQAARSEELSRRVDDLQVQFRKGLAVAPEIIDAYYLAFEDANRGTRENVRAKLAIYDDWLATNVPRAGRLTHQIVDIGCGRGEWLSYVRERGHDAIGIDVSPVMVKACVAQGFDARHTDALKYLRSLPTGSVAAVTGFHIIEHLPFDYLFALVQESYRVLVEGGSVLFETPNPENILVGSHTFYHDFTHRNPITPSAITFLLKYHHFEAIDIIRSSPYPEEAKVPGNDPLTERVNGHLCGPQDFAVHGRKRTAAGAPA